The following are from one region of the Microtus ochrogaster isolate Prairie Vole_2 chromosome 17, MicOch1.0, whole genome shotgun sequence genome:
- the Reep4 gene encoding receptor expression-enhancing protein 4, whose protein sequence is MVSWMICRLVVLIFGMLYPAYASYKAVKSKNIREYVRWMMYWIVFAIFMAAETFTDVFISWFPFYYEIKMAFVLWLLSPYTKGASLLYRKFVHPSLSRHEKEIDACIVQARERSYETMLSFGKRGLNIAASAAVQAATKSQGALAGRLRSFSMQDLRSIPDTAAPTYQDPLYLEDQVPRRRPPIGYQAGGLQDSDTEEECWSDNEVAPKPPVRPREKPLSRSQSLRVVRRKPLVREGTSRSMKVRTRKKTMPSDMDS, encoded by the exons ATGGTGTCCTGGATGATCTGTCGCCTGGTGGT GCTCATATTTGGGATGCTGTATCCTGCATATGCTTCCTACAAGGCTGTGAAGAGCAAGAACATTCGAGAATAT GTCCGGTGGATGATGTACTGGATCGTCTTTGCAATCTTCATGGCAGCAGAGACCTTCACGGACGTCTTCATTTCCTG GTTCCCTTTTTACTATGAGATCAAGATGGCCTTTGTGCTGTGGCTGCTCTCGCCTTACACCAAGGGGGCCAGCCTGCTTTACCGAAAGTTTGTTCACCCGTCCCTATCCCGCCATGAGAAG GAGATTGATGCGTGCATTGTGCAGGCAAGGGAACGCAGCTACGAGACCATGCTGAGTTTCGGGAAGCGGGGCCTCAACATCGCTGCCTCGGCCGCTGTGCAGGCTGCTACCAAG AGTCAGGGCGCTCTAGCTGGAAGGCTGCGGAGCTTCTCCATGCAAGACCTCCGCTCTATCCCTGATACCGCTGCCCCCACCTACCAAGATCCTCTCTACCTGGAAGACCAGGTACCCCGACGCAGACCCCCGATTG GGTACCAGGCGGGCGGCCTGCAAGATAGTGACACAGAGGAAGAGTGTTGGTCAGACAACGAGGTAGCCCCCAAGCCACCTGTCCGGCCCCGAGAGAAACCTCTGAGCCGCAGCCAGAGCCTTCGGGTGGTCAGGAGGAAGCCATTGGTGCGAGAG GGAACCTCGCGCTCCATGAAGGTCAGAACCCGGAAAAAGACGATGCCCTCGGACATGGACAGCTAG